GGTTCCCAAGGGATTCTAGAATCTGGTTTGCCTACCAACACTCTCAAGACTTCGAACTCCCAGCCAATTTCAGATTTGAGGAAATCAATCATGAGAGTTTCAAGCAGTGTAGGAAAGTCTTGGCGACGGCCAACTCCCCCTGCATTCTCCCTGTCGGTATTCATCAAGGCCGTAATATTCAGATTTCGTATGAGTTCTATCACCCTATGAGCGCTGCAGACAACTTGGACTGGGTCAGTTGCCTATCGGCTTGTTCTTTGTGGACAAGATCCAAACAAGGGGGGTGATCTCATCAGCTCTTATGATGGACAGGCTTCTGAATATTCCAGGACCACCGTTAGGCAGCATTGATAACATCGAGTTGGCCTTGACAAGGAGTAAGACTTTCGACCGTTGGTGGGTTGAATGGAAAAAGCATCTCTTTCATCAATCGTCTTCAATGTACTTAACTACCATCTTCCCAGACGTGATCCCGCAAGTGAGTACTTTTCTCTTATCACAAACTATTTTGTTGAGCTGATACCGATACTATTTAGCAATTCTTtaattcccttttctttctGCTTGCAGACCATAGACTCCTCACCTCCTCATGTCAGTCGAAGTGGGGAACCTATTAACTATGCCGCGGGGATTCTTCCAAATGGTGGGGGGCTTGCTCCTTCTATCATCAGTTATAATGCCCCCAGGACATCTTCCTTACTCCATGGCTAACCTCGTGAGCCTATCAAAGCTGGCAAGAGGAAGAGGACTAAGCAGTCGGATGCCAAATCTCCCCTCAAAgagaaaatccaaaagaaaccaaaagttgccgctgccgccgatcTGCCAACCATAGACCCAGACGTAGAGGAATATTTGGAGAATGAAGATATGGAAGAGGCCGTTGTTGATGTTGCTGTCGATGTGAGCGAAGAAGCAGTGCAAACACCTCCAGTCGATCCACCAAACCCAAAAAACACGCCAAGAACCCCAAAACGCCAAATTCGTCAGCCTCTGGTATGTTACTTTCTGTTTTCTGCCTTCTTATGACTTATAAAGCCCACATTCTCAATTTGACCAAACTTCTTAATTGTAGAGGAAGAAACTGACTTCCAAGAAAAAACCGCCGACACCTCCTCCATCGGTAATCGACGACTTAACCTTCCTTCTTCTATTTTTATCAAATGATGTCATATTTATCCTTCTTTTTTAGCCTCCCCGCTATCCATCTCCTTCTCAACACGAGTCAAGTGAGCGAACTCCGTCGGCCAAAGACGGCCATAACGCAGAAACACCAGCATAGCCGATCCCTGCCGCGCTTGTAAGTATTTTCATATCCTCACATATCGGCTGCAACGCTTGCACTATTAATACCTTTAACTTATCTCTCTTCAGGTTTTAGCTGAATATGTTTTCCTTTGGCATCAACCAGTTCATGgatgaagaaggggaggaggcttCCAGTAAAGCCCTGGTCCCTATTAATGATGACATCAAAGTCAAATTTGTAGATATCGCTTATCGGCTAGGGAGCTCTTTGGATTCCATCATGACTATTGGTGGCCTTAACAAAACTGtccatcatgactatttttCGATGTTGTTATTACGAGAAAGTTGTCATGTTACTACACGATGATCGTTATGTTACTGCGGAATTCCTGCGAGACGTGAACAGCAAAGTGGTGGATGGGGGAGGGAGTCAATGCgcgggtttgaccggcgggagggGGCTTTGACCAGcctttgactgaggtgggagggggggatTTGGGCCCTAGGAAGGAAGGGGGAGGTGGGATTGGCCCATGGGAGAGGGGTATAGAATACTTATTCTAGGAGATGGGTGCCctggcaccatggagcaccaaacaaatttactatattcatatatatgtacatatatatatgattggtCAAAAACATTTATGAGcactctttttctctttttttttcttctcataatGGTTGAGAATATTTTCtacctttctttctctctctctttttttacaaTCATCTATTTTTGTAAACTACTGGCGAGCCATAATCGTAACAAAGTCCAACTATAACCACATAGACCAACTATAACCACAGAGAATCGCAAGTCCAATTCACTTCACTGTAAAAAGGGCAAGATTTGCTGAAGAAAGATGAATATAGCAACGACAGGGGGGAAAACAAAGCAACAAGAGCAGGAGAAATTATTGTGGCAGTTTTCATTGATTTTATACTCTTCTGAATGCAAATGCTTCAATTACAAAACATAATTTCATATCGGTACTTATAGAATCCAAGGTCAACACTACTCGATCGGGATCAAGTAAACTCGTGCGCACCGCACGTTACGTTGGAGACCACATGTACAGGCATATTTGAAATTTCATATCTGTACAGGCATGTATGCATGCTGCAGTCGATCGCTATCACGAAATGGATTAAGTCCAATATAGTATACGAATATAGAATCATAGATAGGCAATATTCAAAATATATGGATTTACCACTCTGGCAGGCCCTTCTCACCTGGAAGAAAGACAAAAAGAGCCGCAACATTAATATGTTTAGGTACATAATGGAACTTTGCAATATTATAAAATGAATAATCACGCTTGTCTATGAAATTGCACGACCAGGTCAATGATGTAAAATGAATAGGTTCCAACTTTAGTCATGTTCTGCATATAATCAAGCATTGGATTGCATTTCTGGACCACGTTTGCTCAGTGAGTAATCTCAATTTAGCACTCCTTccgttgttttattttttttaagatgaacCAACTTCAAATATTAAAGGATGGAGGTATAGTTGTAAGCAAATACTGGGAGAAAGTTTCACCATACCCTTATTGCACGGGCCTCCACCGATACAGCTTGCCGAGCTCTGGGTCCAGCCCAGAGCTTGACCAACCCAGCGCGACGTTGGACATCCACCACTGTTTGAGCCCGTGCGGATCCTCGTTGTGGCTCTCCTTCGTCACTTTCCACAGCCTCGCCGTCGGCAGGAGGTGCGGTTGTTGCTTGTTTTCACGGAAGACGGAGGAGGCCATGTCCCGATAAGACATCATCATCGCCGATTCGGCAACACGGTGGAAGCGCTCATCCACCTGCTGCCGCATCTCAAAGTAGTCGATGAAGCCCTGGCAGATGATGTCCCCCTCGTGCACGTAAAGTTGCGGTTCCCATGGTAACAGCTTCTCGAATATCTCCTCCATTCGATTCCTGTGGGACTTCATGAGCGTCTTCCCGAGTGCACACTTCACGAAGTAGCTGAAGGCATATAGATCCTTCTTTGCCTCCTGCGGCAGGTGTAGCCAGTTGATCGCCGGCCCCATCGACACCTGCGGCGGGTTGAAGAGGAAGGTGTGAAAGTTGAGATTCTCTTGGATCATCATATGCCGCCCCACGTCTAACGCGAACGCCGCGCCAAGCGAGTGCCCCACAAGCcatacggcggcggcgctggtcgTTTCGACCATGAGGCCTCTGATCTCAGTAAGTACTCGGTCGAAATGGCTGCACTTCCGTAGGTCGTTTATGACGACCTTGATGTCGTGGTACAGATCGAGCAACGGTTTGGAGTGCTTCAGCATGGTGCCGCGGAAGGCGATTATATAGGCAGGAGCCGACTTGGGGCGAGGCTGATCGCCGGCGGCATACCTGTATATGGCACCAAACATGAATTGATCATGCCCCTTGAGCTCTTTGAAGAGCTCAAGGTTGAATTTCTCCCACCACGGCGGCGCAAGCCCGTTGTTATTCTCGTGCGCGTGGAGGGAGGTTCCTTTGAGAATGCAGGCGGCAGCGCACCGGCGGTGCTCCTCGCTGCCCctgaaataaatgaaaaaaataacattattagTGATTTGTCCTTCCTggaactatataaatatatatgccaGTCatcagtacatgcatgcatgatatacTACAGGCGTGCGGAACTTCCAACCACATTACCAATTAATATCCGTCATATCCTTTGGTCCGGCGATGTTGAAGCTGTCATTATCAGTGGATTCACAGTTCGAACCCATAATTAAGTTAGTCCCGTTGACTGGTCGAAATTACTCGATCGATCGGTACGGTAGATCGGAGAGAGACAACTCGTTTCAGTTTGTTTGTGGACGATATCCTTTCTTTCGAAGCTTCGTGTCCATTTCAGTGGTACCTGCTGGATATACTAAGAATATGagacttagggtgtgtttaattcacgttaaaattggaacaatgtgacaaaaaagttgaaagtttgtgacgaaaaagttgaaagtttgtgtgtgtaggaaagttttgatgtgatgaaaaagttagaagtttaaagaaaaactttgaaactaaaatcGGTCTTACTAATACGTTCCGGCCCGTACTATATAGAAGTACAGCTAGCAGGAAAGCCCTTGCGttatctaatatatatatatcagatgATACTAGTAAAATGACCGAAATTGCATTGATTAGGAAATCTTAGTTTGGGTTTTAAAACACCATGCATGCGTATACATTAAAACTACcatgaaaacttaaaaaatacaacTCGAGGTAGattatttcaaatatatatatatatatatatatatatatatatgcaccaaCAATCTACACCATTGATGGGTCTTGAGATTCGTGCTAGTGAAATGTACCATGCCATGATGACAAAATGATGGTTTACTATATAGGGGAGAGATGGGAAAGGTACACAATGCCACTGTCAAATTTTGAGTTATTCCCTAATTGCTCTTTTCTAGTAGTATGTCACAGCACAAGCATTCATTGATTCAAAGCAAATTTTTATCTTGTATtggtattagttttttttttatctctcttcACTTTATAGCAGtgatatatatttagatttattgaACATGTTCATactgatatatcatatatcttTGTTTCTATGAAATATGAAATTTGTAGATGATTTCTTAATGACATATCTCTAAATAGCatttagaaaatgatttataTATCTAAATAAATGTGCAAATGGTCCCCTAAAGTTCATACTAATGACATTTCTCTGAAAATGGAACTTGCAAATGACACATCTCTAAATAGcatttagaaaataatttatatctaAACCCATAACTTGCATGGCATTTCAAAGACTGATAACAAATAAATTGACTAGACaaccatgagaaaaaaaaatgtgcaaacGCAAAACAAAGAGAACACAAAATCCACCCATAGAAAGATAATACAGCCATTGGGGGGATGGAAATACATTATTATTAATAAAATATCAATTTACATATCATCTCATAATATGTTGTACTGAATCTACATCATATACTTTTaagaaatataatatatatttttatcaacaTATTAAATAAACGTAGGtcattacttaaaaaaaaaaggaaacccaCAAATATTGAACTAGTAACAACTAATCTGTTTATGAATTACGAAAAAATTTATTTGTTCAAGCTATTGTAGTACTACTTGAGGGGCATTTTAGACCACAAAAATTGTAACATGTACCATCCTTTGTAGCCACCATGAAGGGAATTAGATACACGTGTCAAACTATCCATGTAGTTGCATATACCCCTTGGTTCATATTatccagcatatatatatatatatatatatgtatatatataacctATATATATCATccggaaactattttgatccttGAGGGGAGATGTTCCCTCGTTGTTtatcactcaaatagttataaaaaaattgaataaatttgGGAAGATGTATTAACACGCGATATATCATTTTACgaacaagtttaaattcaacttctaaatacaaattaaactacagctagttaacgtatattcatagtaaaatttgtttttttatttaggagatgtagaagttgaatctAAAGTTGCATGTTTGTGGTGTAATATATctcatgttaatacatctttttaaaaaaaatttataactatttaagtaacatgcaaataacgaggaGATATCACCTCGAGGGATCAAAACGACTCTCTATTTCATCGTCGCACTTTTGCGTGATGCCAATCCATTAATTTACTTCACTCAGAATCTGTATAACTTGTATCTCTTCTCACAACCATTACTAACGTTTCTGGGCATGTGATTGTGCGTCTAGCTCGTTCTCTCACAATTCAGAAAACTCTTTCAGATTTGAGTGAAAATAATAGAATAATGCCAGAAGTGTCATGTCGTTAAATATCATAGCTAGAGTGTCCATATAAGACACAACGACAAGACACAAAAATAAAGAGACACAACTATAAAACTAGAGAGCCAGCCGGAAGGCGTCCGAGCGTCCCGACCCAACAAAAGGCAACAATAATATATATTGATTATTCTCAATTGTTAATAACATAATGTACATCTAGTAAAATATATTGATTATTCTCTGTTGTTAATAACATAATATATATCTAGTAAAATCTGTACTTTTACTATCATATTATGCATACCATAATCAATATATGTTTTTACTAATGTATATTACTTATCCCAactattttaaagaaaatatcttTATTTCTTGACGCATTCAAAGAAACCACATATCTGTTATATACTAAATACATTAAACTTCATACAAATGCTTCTAAGCCGTTACGTAGCATTCTAGAAACATCCTTAAGCCACtatgtggcactctaataatTAAGAGAAATTtagaaaaacaacaaaaatatctaACCATTAATTTTCATTAAAATTGATGGACCCGTTATTTataaccattagatttatcttaaaGAAAAAATTCACCTCCCAAACCGGCTGCAGCGGTTGATACAAGGTTTGGATTTTTCTGGTCCAAGAACAATAATAAAAGCGGTGGCGGGTGAACAAGTGGAGGGATGGCACATGAGCAAGAGCACAATGGCCGGTAGACTTTACAAATCTATATTTCCTTAagggcattcccaacccaatgactaggatggtgtccatagcattaaataagttgccacctaggataaaaaatgatgtggcaagtgaagaggaaagagaaggaaaccatgtcttgcatgagacatggcttctgcacaacatccaagacatcatgtgaaataagtagcattaaattgaagtatggaataatggtgtttgcattggaagagtagtgtctagtactagtttcttgatgatatggagtttatggaaactatgtctagtgttatGAGTTAGGACTACTCTAAGGGactagtggtggtggtagttcTGTAACCACCCCATCACTAACTCCctgtttttttaaggaaaatgaCAGGTGGGGATTGATGGTCCAAATGTTAACCACACTTAACCAATTCTCTTCTTTAATTTttaggaaaaaggagaaaatacaGCCAAAGGGTCTACATGCCGATAACAAATATATACAGCGATTAATTAAGAgatgatatataaaaaaaataataatggtaATTTTCTTTAATTGAAATCCCATTATATCGCACGGAGTTCTATAAGGTCAACAGGCTTGAAACACTCCCACACAAAATCTGAAATCCTGGAAATTACCATGTTCATtcaaaaatagagaaaatctaGACAATCAATTTAGTGATTAAAGTAGGGACCGTCTATAGATTTCAATCACCTAAAAATACACACAAATTCTAATCACTTATCTATGGTGGAATTAAAGTGTACGCCAAGATTCGGGCTAATCATAGTAGtaactccccctcctcctctcccaacACATCCCCCTCCCACCGGGAATGGATGATGGGCGGTTGACCGCGCGCGATCGCCTCCTCCCTTTAGTGCTCGTATAttcgtatatatatatgtatatagttttctatatatatgtataaactttgcGTATATACattttatacgtatgtatacaaaatatatatgagtaacattttgtatatatagttataaaaatatttgtatatgtgtatattttatacatgtacatatatatttgggcTAAACAAATTTATACATATGCACAAAAAAGTTTggatgtatatatacgtacgaacttcatatatatatatatatatatatatatatatatatatatatatatatatatatatatatgtatgtatgtataaagTTTGTACCTAAAAATTGAGCATATAAATTTtcaatatataaactttaggtatacaaactttatacgtAGAAATATATATCTCAAAACTTTATGCACATAAATAGTTTATGTGCACAAACTTTACTGTAGCAATATGTGTACAAACTTTGTGCACATAAATactttgaatttgaattggTATCAAAAGCAGGCATATAAAATTTGGTGTACAAACTGCAAACTTTTAGTGTATAAGATttgggtgtataaactttagaggtgtacttttttttaagaacaaagGAAAATGTGTGGtgaagataaaaggaaaacaggGGATAAGGGAAATTGATCATGCGCGATCAGTCGCTTACCGCCCATTAGTGATTttgcctccctctcctcccccccccccccctcaatgACCGCCCCTTCCCGTTCGGCCTCACTGGTGCCACAAAGGGGGCAAATGGTGCCTACTAGAACGGCCTTCTCCCTCTTTTGTCCTCACCAAGGCGAGCGGCAGTGAGGTTCCCTTGCTCCACCATGTGTTTCCCATCTTCAGAGGTTATCAACGCCCGACGACATTGTTGCAaccacctactccctccggttttattttaattgacgtattgaacaatgacacggtctgcaagatatatctttgatcttatttttctactataatatatataataaataaatctatatatgttgttctagttcttttaaactaaatatttttaaagttattgatggtcaaagttaaaaaagtttgaccacaacattgtccaaaacgtcaattaatatggaactGGAGGAAGTAGTAACCACTCCAACTTCTATGTTGCCAACACAGCCAACTGACTGCCAACCGTTGACCTCCAACCTTGGTCCTGTTTGGTTCCATGGACTAATTAATAGCCCCCACCTTTTAACCCTGAATTAGCCATCAAGGATCCAAACATGTgggctaatttgaggctaaagtgaattagcccccctcaaaacattagcccctccaaggggtgctaatggggctaattttgtgtgggaaccatcaaaaagcagctctctctctccccctctctctcctctctttatactctctctccaccttttagccttgaattaactcatggatccaaacataccactctaggctaatgtttagcctaccaattcatgactaaacattagctctcaaaattagccctggGCTAATATTCCAAACAGGGCCCTTGTCCGTCACCCGTCAAATATGTGTGTATTTCCCCTTCCTCTTTCTTATAAATATAAGTACTAAATATCCTAGAATTCATTGCTTGTacttaaatttcaaatttggtAATCTTAGGCTTAATATTGTTcagtactctctctgtcctaaaatatgaACTTTTTTAGACTCTGACACGGTCTCCTAGTAATTTTTAGGAACTCACAACTATATCTCTTATCATTAGTTGGTTTCGAGGTAGACCGTTCTGTGCGTATGCAATAACCCGTTTGCATTGGCATTCTTGTACTTTGCTATTtggtatactaggtgaaacctcGCGAGTTGCTACTGGAGTTTACtataataacaataaataaaaatagtgtgtaaaatagcttaaaaaatattgatgtgattcaaatttaaatagtactccctccgtattttaatgtatgacgccgttgactttttaaccaacgtttgaccactcgacttattcaaaatttttatgcaaatataaaaatacttatgtcatgcttaaagaacatttgatgataaatcaagtcacaataaaataaattataattacataaattttttgaataagacgaaaggtcaaacgtttattaaaaagtcaacggcgtcatacattaaaatacggatggagtatttagaATGATGATTCATATGTAAAAGTAAAATAATGTGACTTTATAAGATAACAAAAGAAggaagataatttagaccatacatCTAAGGGCTAAAATAATTGAGATGATATGGCTTagtgagagaagaaaagaagagagataatttgacatagattaatcatctaaggactaaaaataattgatatgatatgacttaatgagagaaaagaaaaataatatgaactaagtgatgatgaactatagaggtatatataatattataaaaaatgatggatatatacatatatatatatatacacacacatatatatatacatatatatatatatatatacatacatatacatatatatatatatatatatacatataatatatacatacatataatatatatacatatatatgtatatgtgtgtgtatatatatgtatgtatgtatgtatatatatatatatatatacacacacatatatatatatatacatat
The sequence above is drawn from the Oryza glaberrima chromosome 10, OglaRS2, whole genome shotgun sequence genome and encodes:
- the LOC127785681 gene encoding GDSL esterase/lipase At4g10955-like, with amino-acid sequence MGSNCESTDNDSFNIAGPKDMTDINWGSEEHRRCAAACILKGTSLHAHENNNGLAPPWWEKFNLELFKELKGHDQFMFGAIYRYAAGDQPRPKSAPAYIIAFRGTMLKHSKPLLDLYHDIKVVINDLRKCSHFDRVLTEIRGLMVETTSAAAVWLVGHSLGAAFALDVGRHMMIQENLNFHTFLFNPPQVSMGPAINWLHLPQEAKKDLYAFSYFVKCALGKTLMKSHRNRMEEIFEKLLPWEPQLYVHEGDIICQGFIDYFEMRQQVDERFHRVAESAMMMSYRDMASSVFRENKQQPHLLPTARLWKVTKESHNEDPHGLKQWWMSNVALGWSSSGLDPELGKLYRWRPVQ